The Halobaculum magnesiiphilum genome contains the following window.
CCGCGCTCACCAGTCGACGAGCGGGAGCGTCAACAGTACGAGCAGCAGCCCGAAGGCGACGGCGGCGTACAACAGCCGCCGGAACCGCCACGACGCCGGGAGGTTCTCGCGGAGGTCCGGCCGAGCCGAACGCACGAGGCGATGGTACGCGGCGACCGCGGTCGCGACGAAGGCCGCGACCGACCCTGTGAGCGCGAGCGGCAGGTCGACGCCGAACAGCGCCATCAGGTAGATCGGTCCGAACGAAAGGGCGATCATGAACGCCATCCCCGCGACGACGAGGAAGGGGACGGCGTCGACGGCGTCGCCCTCGCGGTTCCGGAGGCGCATACCCGACCTACGACCGCGAGAGCCAAGTAGGTGGTACCCGCACGGCGAGGCATGGCAAGCGACGGCGACCCGCGCGTGCTGCTCGCGATGAACATCGTCCTCTCGTCGATCTTCGCGTCGGTCGTCGTGTGGGGGCTGTCGTACCTCGATCTCGCCGCGTTGACGCTCGAGAACGTCGCCGGGCTCGCGATCGTCGTCTTCGCGGCCACGTACCTCCTCGTGTTGCGGTAGCGTCGCGCGCCCGACCGAGGCCGAGTACCGTTTCAGGCCGGGAGCCGAGTGCCGATTCAGGCCGCCAGCAGGAACACCGCGGTCATCGCCGCCCCCGCGGCGGGCGGGATGGTGAGGTTGTCGTCGACCACGTAGCCGCGGACCACCGGCTTCACGCCGTCGGCGACGGTCGCCCCGAGCGCCCCCGCGGCCGCGGCGGCGACGCCGACGACCGTCCCCGCGTGGAGGACGGTGATCGGCACCGCGAGCGCGAAGCACACGAGGAACATCACCCCCAGCACGCCGACCTCCTTGGCCGTCGTCGCGTCGTTGCTGCCGAGGTACCCGGAGATCGGGTCGCCGATCGACAGCATCAGGATCGCCGACACCGCGATCGGCGGCTCGAAGGCGACGATCTCGGGCCCGTACGGCGGCGCGAACGCCAGCGCCGCGACGGTCGCGCCCACCATGAACAGGGCATAGCCGGCGACGTTGTCGGCCTCGTACTCCCGCGTCAGCTCGTCGTACACGCGGTCCAGCGGCGGCCACTCCACGCCGACGACGAGTCGGAGGAACTCCAACACAAACACGCCGGCCGTCGCGACCAGCAGGAGCGCCTGTAGCTGTCGCCAGGTGACGAGCCCGAGCAGGTAGATCGCCGGGAACCCGGTCCCGGAGGCGTGAACCGCCCGCCGCTTCAGCTCCCCCATCGGCGTCTCAGGCCGTCTCCACGTCCGTCTCGATCTCGTCGTGCGACGCCGCGAGCGCGTCGAACGCGCGGTCGTCCTCGGGATCGAGCAGGGCGGCGATCTCGTCGGCGACCTCGCTCACGGGCACGCGGACCTGCCGCGCGGAGTCGCGCTCGCGGACGGTGACGGTGTCGGGGCCGTCGCCCTCGATGCCGTCGCGGTCGACGGTGACACAGAAGGGCGTGCCGACCTCGTCCTGCCGGCGGTAGCGCCGGCCGATCGAGCCGGAGTCGTCGTACTCGACCGAGAGGCCCGCCGCGCGCAGGTCGTCGGTGACCTCGTCGGCCAGATCGAGCAGGCGGTCGTCGTTGGAGACCAGCGGGAAGACGGCGGCGTCGGTGGCGGCCATCTCCGGGTCGAGCGCGAGGTAGGTGCGCTCCTCGCCGTCGACCTCGTCGGTCCGGTAGGCGTGCTCGATGACGGTGTAGACGATGCGGTCGACGCCGAACGACGGCTCGACGACGTGGGGGGTGATGTGCTCGCCGTTCTCGGTCACCTCCTCGACCGAGAAGTTCGCCACGTCGCTGTCGACCGTGTGGGTTTCGCCGTCGACCTCGACCTCGACTTCGGCCTCGTCGAAGGCGTCCGGGTCGCGCTCGGCGAGCGTCTGCAGCGCCTCTGCGACCGC
Protein-coding sequences here:
- a CDS encoding dolichol kinase, whose protein sequence is MGELKRRAVHASGTGFPAIYLLGLVTWRQLQALLLVATAGVFVLEFLRLVVGVEWPPLDRVYDELTREYEADNVAGYALFMVGATVAALAFAPPYGPEIVAFEPPIAVSAILMLSIGDPISGYLGSNDATTAKEVGVLGVMFLVCFALAVPITVLHAGTVVGVAAAAAGALGATVADGVKPVVRGYVVDDNLTIPPAAGAAMTAVFLLAA